From Bradysia coprophila strain Holo2 chromosome IV unlocalized genomic scaffold, BU_Bcop_v1 contig_5, whole genome shotgun sequence, one genomic window encodes:
- the LOC119071758 gene encoding uncharacterized protein LOC119071758: MIVIKAITIGLILLASESVANICTGRWNGDQLPNSEDCGSFYVCNFGEPKLFKCLDNLLYDPLKRVCNWAYLVTCGQTTGNQEHVPILPNPPYYPQPQPEIHPEDGYIYPGTPRPTQPQYYPTNAPVYTANPPPIVDNPNVPNYSETTEFYPGLVESIPNVFHCTNPEFYFAPHPRNCEKYFICENYRIHSHQCAEGIHWDYVFNQCDFPVRTFCYAGPYAEGDGVNINGAEHIESPVEEHENFEEHEHVEEHEHVEEHVEESVEEHIEETVKESVEEHFEEVVEEHVEEPVEEHFEEVVEEHVEEPVEEHVEEPVEEHVEEPVDETVEQHIEELVEISTIPDTVAPTEAEPSTAAPLPVIECPGTQAFIAHPSDCHKYYICIGGIPIVTSCPRKMAWDKEMAQCNEEAWIQCFGLNLN; the protein is encoded by the exons ATGATTG TCATTAAAGCAATCACAATTGGATTAATCCTCCTCGCTTCAGAGTCTGTAGCAAAT ATTTGTACCGGTCGTTGGAATGGAGACCAACTCCCAAACTCTGAAGATTGTGGTTCATTTTACGTGTGCAACTTCGGCGAACCGAAGCTTTTCAAATGTCTAGATAATTTATTGTATGATCCTCTCAAGCGTGTTTGTAACTGGGCATATTTGGTTACATGCGGTCAAACAACCGGA AACCAGGAACATGTTCCAATTCTACCAAACCCACCATACTACCCTCAACCACAACCAGAAATACATCCAGAAGATGGATATATTTATCCTGGTACACCACGACCAACTCAACCACAGTATTATCCAACGAATGCACCAGTGTACACAGCCAATCCACCGCCAATAGTTGATAATCCAAACGTTCCCAATTACAGTGAAACAACTGAATTCTATCCAG GTTTGGTGGAGTCTATTCCaaatgttttccattgtaCGAATCCTGAATTTTACTTTGCCCCACATCCGCGGAACtgcgaaaaatatttcatctgTGAAAATTACCGAATTCACAGTCATCAATGCGCAGAGGGTATCCATTGGGACTATGTTTTCAATCAATGCGATTTTCCGGTTAGAACATTCTGTTATGCTGGGCCGTATGCGGAAGGGGATGGAGTGAATATTAATGGGGCAGAACATATCGAATCGCCCGTCGAAGAGCATGAGAACTTTGAGGAGCATGAACACGTTGAGGAACACGAACATGTCGAAGAGCACGTAGAAGAATCCGTCGAAGAGCACATCGAAGAGACCGTAAAGGAATCCGTCGAAGAGCATTTCGAAGAGGTTGTCGAGGAGCATGTCGAAGAGCCCGTCGAAGAGCATTTCGAAGAGGTTGTCGAGGAGCATGTCGAAGAACCCGTCGAGGAGCATGTCGAAGAACCCGTCGAAGAGCATGTCGAAGAGCCCGTCGATGAAACCGTTGAGCAGCACATTGAAGAGCTAGTTGAAATTTCAACTATTCCTGATACGGTTGCTCCGACTGAAGCCGAACCATCCACTGCAGCACCACTTCCAGTTATTG AATGTCCCGGAACACAGGCATTTATAGCACATCCGTCTGATTGTCACAAGTACTACATATGTATTGGAGGCATTCCAATTGTAACATCCTGTCCACGGAAAATGGCTTGGGACAAAGAGATGGCACAATGTAATGAGGAAGCTTGGATACAATGCTTTGGCCTAAACCTCAATTGA
- the LOC119071780 gene encoding uncharacterized protein LOC119071780: protein MDRRIFTFFCNIFCIILFKDGACQQIEEENICLTHPGNLVIANPYDCYSFYACQYGNAMKIVCPDDSMFNPMLGNCDPNYTECIIEGEHFTLSDVTEKKDLLAEDMNDTDGIDTTDTITTEISITTNSAPSSSSTTNSLIDTTTVLNTTPSEEPPGGCETCTQPSPLNQCPTVDTEDPSFLPNDSFCDSYYLCYHGRPFEMFCSRGFYWSQDNRKCISERESKCADATGVKAPECPPTGQFFIPHTERCNLFYYCENGIRSIQQCSAFKQWDVVEQTCKLDISAQCIKAIPRSQRAKYFDL from the exons ATGGATCGTCGCATATTCA CTTTCTTCTGTAACATTTTCTGCATTATTCTCTTCAAAGACGGTGCATGTCAACAAATTGAAGAGGAAAACATTTGTCTAACTCATCCGGGAAATTTAGTTATTGCAAATCCGTACGACTGCTACTCGTTTTACGCATGCCAGTACGGAAACGCAATGAAAATAGTTTGCCCGGATGATTCAATGTTCAATCCAATGCTCGGAAATTGTGATCCAAACTATACGGAATGTATAATCGAAGGCGAGCACTTTACCCTAAGTGATGTTACAGAGAAAAAAGATCTTCTGGCTGAAGATATGAATGATACTGACGGCATCGATACTACCGACACCATAACCACCGAAATTTCGATTACAACAAACTCAGCACCAAGTTCATCATCTACAACGAATTCACTCATAGATACTACAACCGTCCTAAATACAACTCCATCAGAAGAACCTCCAGGCGGTTGTGAAACTTGTACTCAACCTAGTCCATTGAATCAATGTCCAACTGTAGATACGGAAGATCCCTCATTTTTACCAAATGATTCGTTTTGCGACAGCTACTATCTTTGTTACCATGGCAGACCATTTGAGATGTTCTGTTCGCGTGGATTTTATTGGAGTCAAGACAACCGAAAGTGTATATCGGAGAGAGAATCGAAGTGTGCTGATGCGACGGGAGTCAAAGCTCCGGAATGTCCACCTACTggacaatttttcattccacaCACGGAGAgatgtaatttattttattactgcGAAAATGGCATACGATCGATTCAACAATGCTCTGCGTTCAAacaatgggatgttgtggaaCAAACGTGTAAATTAGACATTAGCGCACAGTGCATCAAAGCAATACCCAGATCGCAGAGAGCAAAATACTTCGATTTGTAA